One genomic region from Pararge aegeria chromosome 24, ilParAegt1.1, whole genome shotgun sequence encodes:
- the LOC120634433 gene encoding uncharacterized protein LOC120634433 → MLVKELSATMLDKSILGGSWESVISRDDYEIDYSPSPRGSPLKDTSNIQDDQPYLISRHNPNKTFRRESVIASWKNLKKEREQALGKRIIYVDPDNYEDYYGRNKVKRCKSERTASTPRILKKVKRTYSVLYRYDPNEEKVVKEYKYQPTKEPEPTMNSMQKSFSEPFLGPERIPKKKVKRSITTLLNIKTKILNIFSPKS, encoded by the exons ATGTTGGTGAAGGAACTAAGTGCAACAATGTTGGACAAGTCCATCTTGGGTGGCAGTTGGGAGAGTGTG ATCTCGCGCGATGATTACGAGATCGACTATAGCCCGAGCCCGAGGGGTTCTCCGTTGAAGGATACGTCAAACATCCAGGACGATCAGCCTTATCTGATCAGCCGGCACAATCCTAACAAGACCTTCCGTCGAGAATCGGTAATTGCCTCGTGGAAAAACCTAAAGAAGGAGAGAGAGCAAGCTCTTGGCAAGCGGATAATTTACGTCGACCCGGACAATTATGAAGATTACTACGGAAGGAACAAAGTAAAGCGTTGCAAGAGCGAAAGAACGGCAAGTACGCCACGCATTCTTAAAAAGGTTAAACGTACATACTCAGTGCTGTACCGCTACGACCCGAATGAGGAGAAGGTCGTAAAGGAGTACAAGTACCAACCGACTAAAGAGCCTGAGCCGACAATGAACTCAATGCAGAAATCGTTCTCTGAACCCTTTTTGGGACCCGAGAGGATACCCAAGAAGAAAGTTAAGAGATCCATCACAACCCTTCTGAACATCAAGACGAAAATCCTTAACATTTTCTCACCGAAGAGTTAA